In Acidisarcina polymorpha, one DNA window encodes the following:
- a CDS encoding Crp/Fnr family transcriptional regulator encodes MEVEIATARPELPLSAFQPNEWESVPAFTPILAEDPKFLARLPAARLTKAGSLLLEQGSAIKAIYLLQCGLVKLSHLTPKGCEGTIGLRSAGWYVGAVASLLSARPVYTVRTVTDCMAVRIPTALFSRLLRESPEMAQHLLEILCIEVASQASFQIEMACYSAEERLHHFMSERERVLPLGKSLAPLPMLKQLEVGQLLSITPEYLNRLLHKRKLLKALRPQKSYVKLV; translated from the coding sequence ATGGAGGTTGAAATCGCAACCGCGCGACCTGAACTGCCGCTTTCTGCCTTCCAGCCGAACGAGTGGGAGTCGGTACCCGCGTTCACCCCGATTCTGGCAGAGGACCCAAAGTTTCTTGCTCGCCTACCAGCCGCTCGCCTTACGAAAGCCGGCTCTCTGTTACTTGAACAAGGGTCTGCCATCAAGGCGATATACCTGTTGCAGTGTGGGCTCGTAAAACTCTCGCATCTTACCCCCAAAGGATGTGAGGGGACGATCGGGTTAAGGTCTGCAGGATGGTATGTTGGCGCTGTCGCGTCTCTCTTGAGCGCTCGACCCGTCTACACGGTGCGAACCGTAACGGATTGTATGGCGGTTAGGATCCCAACCGCCCTGTTCTCGCGGCTACTCAGGGAATCCCCGGAGATGGCTCAACATCTTTTGGAAATCCTTTGCATTGAAGTAGCTTCGCAAGCAAGCTTCCAGATCGAAATGGCGTGCTATTCAGCAGAAGAGCGTTTACACCACTTTATGAGCGAGCGGGAGAGGGTACTCCCCTTAGGAAAATCTCTTGCACCCCTCCCTATGCTTAAACAACTGGAGGTCGGTCAACTGCTTTCGATTACCCCCGAGTATCTCAATCGCTTGCTTCACAAGAGGAAATTGCTTAAAGCGCTTCGGCCGCAAAAGTCTTACGTCAAACTGGTTTAG
- a CDS encoding Crp/Fnr family transcriptional regulator, with amino-acid sequence MKNPTQTAFDPATYLTTAAFGHKIVRLMEGEVFFSQGSRCESVFYLQKGRARLTIVSAAGKEATITVFTAGDFIGEACIAAAAGPHLATATAVTGCSALKMERKEIIRVLHEQRTFSDLFIASLLVRSMRTQADLVDQLFNSSEKRLARVLLLMAEFGQPGEVADEKTLIPRITQQDLAEMIGTTRSRVSFFMNSFRKLGYVEYEERIYVHRGFAQRDSARPGFRSKLSERLSSGRRPGRIRGGKAPGKALRAISRS; translated from the coding sequence GTGAAGAATCCGACCCAAACTGCATTTGACCCCGCAACCTATCTCACCACCGCTGCTTTCGGCCACAAGATTGTGCGCTTGATGGAAGGCGAAGTCTTCTTTTCGCAGGGAAGTCGCTGCGAATCGGTCTTTTACCTTCAAAAGGGCCGGGCCAGGCTCACGATTGTTTCCGCAGCCGGAAAAGAAGCCACGATCACCGTTTTCACGGCCGGCGACTTCATTGGAGAGGCATGCATTGCGGCGGCTGCCGGGCCGCATCTGGCGACAGCGACAGCTGTCACCGGGTGTAGCGCACTCAAGATGGAAAGAAAGGAGATAATCCGCGTTCTGCATGAGCAACGTACCTTCTCCGATCTGTTTATAGCGTCTCTGCTGGTCCGCAGTATGCGAACCCAAGCCGACCTTGTTGACCAACTTTTTAATTCCAGTGAAAAGCGTCTGGCAAGAGTTCTGTTGTTGATGGCCGAGTTCGGGCAGCCGGGAGAAGTCGCCGACGAGAAAACACTTATTCCCCGGATTACGCAGCAAGATCTAGCCGAAATGATTGGGACGACCCGATCGCGCGTGAGTTTTTTCATGAATAGCTTCCGGAAGCTGGGCTATGTCGAATACGAGGAGCGCATTTACGTTCACAGGGGCTTTGCTCAACGTGATTCTGCACGACCAGGTTTCCGGAGCAAACTTTCAGAACGCCTCTCTTCTGGACGAAGGCCGGGACGAATCCGAGGCGGCAAGGCACCGGGCAAAGCCTTACGTGCCATTTCGCGCTCTTAA
- a CDS encoding DUF6326 family protein: MWCPLMFCYIYGDFFELYQPGKLQQMPSGRTALGAAAQATLLSMAALMAVPSLMVVLSFLLPATLSRWLNIVLGVLYSAIMVLAIQGSWHFYVFFGLIEIALTVEIVWHAWTWPKQPTP, from the coding sequence TTGTGGTGCCCCCTTATGTTTTGCTACATCTACGGAGACTTCTTCGAGCTTTATCAACCAGGAAAATTGCAGCAAATGCCTTCCGGCAGAACTGCATTAGGTGCGGCCGCCCAGGCTACGCTGCTAAGCATGGCGGCACTCATGGCGGTCCCAAGTCTCATGGTTGTTCTGTCATTCCTTTTGCCCGCGACACTAAGTCGCTGGCTGAATATCGTTCTCGGAGTCCTGTACTCGGCTATCATGGTTCTCGCCATACAGGGAAGCTGGCACTTCTATGTATTTTTCGGCTTGATCGAGATTGCTCTAACGGTCGAGATCGTTTGGCATGCCTGGACTTGGCCGAAACAACCAACTCCGTGA
- a CDS encoding IS6 family transposase yields the protein MGEAVRWYQGYRTSSWRVDETYVMVGGRWKYLFRAVDKHGRLIDFMLADRRNTRAAHRFLGKALTTMRHWPPSSITTDQLGSYPKAIRRLQREGKLSADTKHRTCKYLNNIIEADHGALKRVIRPTRGFQTMRTAAATIKGFEVMRMVRRGH from the coding sequence ATTGGAGAAGCGGTTCGCTGGTACCAAGGCTACCGAACCAGCTCCTGGCGCGTAGACGAGACGTATGTGATGGTCGGCGGTCGGTGGAAGTACCTGTTTCGGGCCGTCGACAAGCATGGCCGCTTGATTGATTTCATGTTGGCAGATCGCCGCAATACTCGGGCGGCCCATCGTTTCTTGGGAAAAGCGTTGACGACCATGCGCCACTGGCCACCGTCCTCGATCACCACCGACCAACTCGGTTCCTACCCGAAAGCAATCCGCCGGCTACAGCGCGAGGGCAAGCTGTCTGCCGACACAAAACATCGGACCTGCAAATACCTGAACAACATCATCGAAGCCGACCATGGCGCCCTTAAGCGCGTCATCCGACCCACCCGAGGCTTTCAGACGATGAGGACCGCGGCCGCTACGATCAAGGGCTTTGAAGTGATGCGTATGGTCCGTCGAGGGCATTGA
- a CDS encoding GlsB/YeaQ/YmgE family stress response membrane protein: MFILWWIVVGLIAGWLTGKLMSGGGYGAVMDIVIGIVGAIVGGFIMRSLGFAGQGGLIYSILVAVIGAVIFTLLLRLVTRGKVRQI; this comes from the coding sequence GTGTTCATTCTTTGGTGGATTGTCGTCGGCCTCATCGCTGGATGGCTTACCGGCAAGTTGATGAGCGGTGGTGGTTACGGTGCGGTAATGGATATTGTCATTGGCATCGTTGGGGCTATAGTAGGCGGGTTCATTATGCGCTCGCTCGGATTTGCGGGTCAGGGCGGCTTAATCTATTCAATTCTTGTCGCTGTCATTGGAGCGGTCATTTTTACGTTGTTGCTGCGCCTGGTGACACGAGGAAAAGTTCGGCAAATTTAA
- a CDS encoding general stress protein: protein MAGKNTAAFGIYSNRATAEAAVDKFVAGGFSNQDVSVLMSDNQGSRDFAAEKNTKAPEGAATGVGVGGTVGGTLGLLAGIGALAIPGVGPLIAAGPIMGALAGLGIGGAVGGLVGALVGLGIPEYEAKRYEGRVKDGGILISIHCDSSEEVSRAKDILKATGAEDISSSGEKAVSSHGVDSGQVDTKLDRGVVVDREKVIR, encoded by the coding sequence ATGGCAGGGAAAAACACAGCAGCATTTGGCATTTATTCAAACAGGGCAACTGCAGAGGCGGCAGTTGACAAGTTTGTTGCCGGCGGTTTTTCAAATCAAGACGTTTCGGTATTAATGTCCGACAATCAGGGCTCGAGGGATTTCGCGGCGGAGAAGAACACCAAGGCTCCCGAGGGCGCAGCCACTGGTGTAGGTGTGGGTGGGACAGTTGGGGGAACACTCGGGCTGCTCGCGGGTATCGGCGCCTTGGCCATTCCCGGAGTGGGGCCGCTCATCGCAGCTGGGCCGATCATGGGAGCCCTGGCAGGCTTGGGTATTGGGGGCGCGGTCGGCGGCCTGGTAGGCGCCCTGGTGGGTCTCGGCATTCCAGAATACGAAGCCAAACGCTATGAAGGTCGTGTAAAGGATGGAGGTATTCTGATCTCGATCCATTGCGATAGTTCGGAAGAGGTATCAAGAGCCAAGGACATCTTAAAGGCTACTGGAGCGGAGGATATCTCCTCTTCGGGCGAGAAGGCCGTCAGCAGTCACGGAGTGGATTCCGGCCAGGTCGACACGAAGCTGGACAGGGGCGTGGTGGTTGACCGTGAAAAGGTCATCCGCTAA
- a CDS encoding BON domain-containing protein produces MKIVRLSAPTFRLMAALALGATLLMTGASFGQDQPAAQTPDNSAKNKTQATTADQQSEATSDRMITKKIRQAIIADKSLSMYGHNIKIITLNGSVTLKGPVHSEDEKQSIAAKAAEVVGSPDKVTNQITVKQ; encoded by the coding sequence GTGAAAATCGTTCGTCTCTCAGCTCCAACATTCCGCCTCATGGCGGCCCTGGCTCTAGGCGCCACGCTCCTGATGACGGGTGCGTCTTTCGGCCAGGATCAGCCAGCCGCTCAAACTCCAGATAATTCCGCGAAAAACAAAACGCAGGCCACAACCGCCGACCAGCAATCCGAAGCCACATCGGACCGAATGATCACCAAGAAGATCAGACAGGCAATTATTGCCGACAAGTCGCTTTCGATGTACGGCCACAATATAAAGATCATCACCCTCAATGGATCTGTCACCTTGAAGGGACCAGTCCATTCCGAGGACGAGAAGCAGAGCATCGCTGCTAAAGCGGCAGAAGTCGTCGGTAGCCCTGATAAGGTCACTAACCAAATCACCGTCAAACAATAA
- a CDS encoding alpha/beta fold hydrolase, whose amino-acid sequence MTTRADEKDRVPTPEVLVETRVLRWHERIREPLIWGPLTLGVFLLLLPLIGLPLIASAFPVGSDEPKAMYGEVHTLKRADGTTIHAEIFGPQDAPVLIFTHGWSTDEAEWYYAKRELAGRFRIITWDLSGLGRTAPWADQNVTLERMATDLHQVLTLSNGKPVILIGHSIGGMINLTFCHLYPQELGTRVAGVVEVDSSYTNPVRTTQGSQLNLALQKPVAEPILHAMIPLSELVRLINRLSYREGLLYLSNARSAFDGTETLGQLDMTSRYQFLSSPGVVARGTLAMFHWDMTPELRLIKVPVLMIVGPHDTTTLPAASKTMANTIAGAQLEVLSTGKHYALLEDHQSVDSAISSFATAILH is encoded by the coding sequence ATGACGACACGAGCCGATGAAAAGGATCGGGTTCCTACGCCTGAAGTGCTGGTTGAGACCCGCGTCTTACGTTGGCACGAACGTATCCGAGAACCATTGATTTGGGGCCCTTTGACCCTCGGCGTCTTCCTGCTCCTCTTGCCATTGATCGGCCTCCCTCTCATAGCATCAGCCTTTCCCGTCGGGAGCGACGAGCCCAAAGCGATGTATGGCGAGGTACACACGCTGAAGCGGGCAGACGGTACGACCATCCACGCTGAGATCTTCGGACCGCAGGATGCGCCGGTGCTCATCTTCACGCATGGCTGGAGCACTGACGAAGCAGAGTGGTACTACGCCAAGAGGGAGTTGGCCGGGCGCTTCCGCATCATTACCTGGGATCTCTCCGGACTTGGCCGCACCGCGCCCTGGGCAGACCAGAACGTCACCCTGGAGCGCATGGCGACCGATCTCCATCAGGTCTTGACGCTCAGCAACGGCAAGCCCGTAATCCTGATCGGCCACAGCATCGGCGGCATGATCAATCTCACCTTCTGCCATCTGTATCCCCAAGAGCTTGGTACGAGGGTCGCGGGAGTTGTCGAGGTCGATTCGAGCTACACCAATCCGGTGCGAACGACCCAGGGAAGCCAGTTGAATCTCGCCCTGCAGAAGCCGGTTGCAGAACCGATCCTGCACGCAATGATTCCGCTGTCCGAACTCGTTCGGTTGATAAATCGGCTCAGCTATCGCGAAGGCCTACTGTACCTAAGTAACGCGCGGAGCGCGTTCGACGGGACTGAGACCCTAGGTCAACTGGATATGACCTCGCGGTATCAGTTCCTATCTTCTCCCGGCGTAGTCGCGCGCGGTACCTTGGCGATGTTCCATTGGGACATGACGCCGGAGCTTCGACTTATTAAGGTTCCCGTACTGATGATTGTCGGTCCCCATGACACCACCACCCTGCCAGCTGCGAGCAAAACTATGGCAAACACAATAGCGGGGGCGCAATTAGAGGTTCTTTCGACTGGAAAACATTATGCACTGCTTGAAGACCATCAGAGCGTGGATTCGGCGATCTCGTCCTTTGCCACAGCCATTCTGCATTGA